The segment TCTCGTAATTGACGTTCAATTCGTGGCTGCGGGTGATGGTCTTGTTGTCTTTGTTGTAGAGACTGAAGATGCCGGAGTTGAGGTCGACGCCGTTGTTGACCAGCTTGGTCAAGCCGGCCAGGTAGGTCACCGTCCAATCGTCGTTGACGGCCCACACCAGCGATGAACGCAGCCCCGTCTGGGCCAGATCCTTGCGGATGCCGGTGCCAGTACCGCCGCCGCCGATGCCGCCGACGTTGGTGTCGACCGGCACGGTGACACGCTTGCCCAGGGTGCCGGCGGCGATGTTGGCGTCGGGGAAGTAGTTATAGGCGACGCTGTGGGCCGCCGCAATCGTGCCCTTGTCTTCCAGCTTGCTCAACGACACGTTCCATTTCAGGCTGTCGCTCAATTGCCAGGCCGCAGCCAGACGCGCGCTCGACAGGTCGACCTTGCCGTAGCGACTGGAGACCGCCCTGCCCGGCTCGTCACCATCGCTGGTACGCCGCAGTGCGGAGGCGCGCAGAAGCAGCGTCTCGGATACCGGCACATTCACCACGGCGCGCGCGGTCACGTCGTTGTGGTCGCCATAACTGACGTCGCCGAACAGTTGCTGGCGCGCGGTCGGACGCGCGGTGATCACATTGACGACGCCGACGGTGGCGTTGCGGCCGTACACCGTGCCCTGCGGGCCGCGCAGCGCTTCGATGCGGCCGACGTCGTACAACCCGAGGCTCAGCACTTGATAGTTCGGTTCGTAGATGCCGTCGACATGGACCGCGACCGTCGAATAACCGCCGAAAGAGGCGTTGCTGCCTATGCCGCGCATCGAGAAGCCGTTGCTGGCAACGGCCATGTTGGGCACCGACGAGGCGATGTCGGTCAGCGAAGTGATGCCCTGGGCATCCAGCGCCTTCTGGCTGACCACGCTGACCGCGAGCGGCGCCTTCGACAGCACTTCCGAACGGCGCTGGGCGGTGATGGTCACCGCTTCGAGCGTGCCCGTGTCGGCTGCCTTGACCGCGGCCTCCTGCGCGTGGGCGCCAGCGGCCTGCACCAGCATGGCGCACGCCAGGGAAAGGGGGGTGAGTTGAAACTTCATCTGGTCTCCTTGATTTTTTAGTTTCCGAGCTTGTCCTCGTGCTCGACGCGCCGCCACCCCGGTCGTACCGGGTTTTGATGGCTAGCAATCTGAATGTCGCTTTTGCGCAATCGATTGCTCACTATCGCATTTCCGGGGATTGCCTGCAATAACTTAATTTTTTGTTGTTAAAAGCTAACAATTCAAATGGGAAGAAACTTTTATAATGATTTTGAAGCTGAAAACGTGTATGCAGGAATGGGCATTTTGCGCAATCGGTTGCCTTTTCATCGGACACGTGCGTTGCGAAGGTTGGGCACGCCCGGTGTAAGATGCCCGGCGAGCGAGCATCGCCATTTTTAAATAGTTATCGGGATTCACAATGACTGACAAGAAGCAGCCGGACGACAGCTTGGTTTCACCTTTCCAGCGGCCATCGCGCACGCAGATGGAAGACATCGCGCGCATGGCCGGCGTGTCGCGCTCGACCGTGTCGCGGGTGCTGTCCGGAACCGGGCGCATCGGCGAGGAAACCCGCAAGCGCATCACCGAACTGGCCAAAACGAGCAATTACAGCGTCGATGCCAGCGCCAGGAATCTGCGCCTGAATCAAAACCGCACCATCTCGGTGGTGGTGCCGTACGACCCGGTCGAGCAATTGCCGCTGTCGGAACCGTTCTTTCTCACGCTGATCGGCAGCATCGCCGATGCCCTGACCGCATGCGGCATGGACATGCTGCTGTCACGGGTGTCGGCCGACCGTCTCGATCTGGCGGCGGAGGCGTACAAGGGAGGGCGGTGCCTCGGCTTTATCCTGATCGGCCAGTGGGGGCATCATGACCAATTGACGGCGATGGCCGTGCAAGGCTTGCCCTTCGTGGTGTGGGGCGCGCGGCTGCCCGGGCAATTGTACGGTTCGGTGGGCGGCGACGACGTGCAGGGCGGCTTCCTGGCGACGTCGCACTTGCTGGACGCGGGCGTGCGGCGCATCGCCTTCCTGGGCGACACGGCGCTGCCCGAGATCAGCCAGCGCCACACCGGCTATCTGCAGGCCCATCACGCGCGCGGGCTGGTTCCCGCCGCCGACCTGACGCTGGCGGCCAACCAGTCGCGCGAATCGGTGGTCGCCGCGATCACCGAGCGCTATCCGCGTGACGGCGGCTTCGACGGAATTTTCGCCTCCACCGACCCGATGGCGATGAACGCGATCGGCGCATTGGCGGCGCTCGGCAAAAAAGTGCCTGACGACGTGCGCGTGATCGGCTACGACGACATCATCACCGCCTCCAATTTTCAGCCGCCACTCAGCTCCGTGCGCACGCCGATGATCGACGCCGGCAAGGCGCTGGTCGACAGTCTGCTGGCGCAATTGTCGGGCACGCCGCCGCGGCAGTTGCAGCTCGCATCGTCGCTGGTGATACGGGAGAGCAGCGGCAGCGGACCGCGCGCCGCAAGCTAGCCGTTCGCGACCACTGGCATCACGATTTGCCCGCAGGTTCGCCCGCAGGTTCGCCCGCCCCTGTATGCATCCGCCACCAGATCGAGCCGGTCGGCTGACGCACCGCCCTGCCCTCGTCCTGGCGGCAGACGCCGTTCACTGCTGCCCCGGCACACCCTTGCGCAGCAGGATGTTGCCGTACTTGCGGCGCTCGCCGGTGACGACGATGGCGAAGGCGGCGCGCGAGCGTGCCAGAAACTCCTGGCGCCCAATGCGGGCGATCGCCGGCGTGTCCGGCCAGCAGCGGTCGATGGCGGCGCGAAAGTCGCGCTCCAGCTCCGGGTCGCAGCGGTCGTGCGCTTCGGGCTGCATCATCGCCACCGGCGCGGCGACGTAGTCGTCCAGGCACAGCAGCGGCAGCACGCCGGCCAGCAGCTCGGCAGCCGTGCTGCCGTCGCAGCGGATCACCAGGTCGTTGTTGCTGTGGCCCGGATAGTAGGCGTCGACCACAGCGATCTCGTCGCCATGGCCCATGCGCGCCAAGGCGTAGAGCAGCTCGGGGCTGACGCAGGGATGGATTCCAACAAGCATGTTCGTCTCCCTTATTCGCCGCTGGCGGTTTTTTTCATGTCGAAGTAGACGGCGACGATGATGATGCCGCCCTTGATCACCAGCTGGAAGTAGGAGTCGACGCCGAGGAAGGTCATGCCGTAGTTGATGATCCCCAGCGTCAGCACGCCCAGCACCATGCCGCCGGCGGTACCGATGCCGCCGCTTTGCGAGACGCTGCCGATGGTCACGGCGGCGATGGCGTCGAGCTCCATGCCCCGTCCGGTGAGGGCGTTGGCCAGGCCGAGCCGGCTCGACAGCAATACGCCGGCGATGCCGTACAGGACGCCCGCATACAGATACACCAGCACCAGTTCCCGCTTGACGTTGATGCCCGACACCCGCGCCGCGGCAGGGTTGCCGCCGATGGCGTACAGGCTGGCGCCCTGGCGCGTGTGGGCCAGCATCAGGTACACGGCGGCGGCGGCCAGCAACGCGAACAGCGCCAGGTGGGGCACGCCGAACAGCGCGCCCTGGCCGATTTCCTTGTAGGCGTCCGTCAGGCTGCCGACCACGTTGGCACGGGTGTAGATCAGCTGGCAGCCGAAGGCCACCGACATCGTGCCCAGCGTGGCGATGAAGGGCGGGATGCGCGCCAGCGCCACCAGCAGGCCGTTGAGCAGGCCGAAGGCGGCGCCGGTCAGCACGCCGGCCACGACCGGCAACCACAACGGGAACACGACACCCGGATACAGTGCGGCGGCGTAGTCGCTGTTCTGGGCGAACGAGGCGGCCACGCTACTGACCAGGCACACGACCGCGCCGATGGACAGGTCGATGCCGCGGGTGATGATGATCATGCCCACGCCCAGCGCGGCCAGGGCGCGCACCGACTCGGCCACGGCCAGATTCTTGATCGATTCCGGCGACAGCGAGGCGCCGTCGGTGAGCAGTGCCAGCGCCGTGGCCAGCACGACAAAGGTCAGCAGGTTGGTGCGCGCGCGCAGGTAGGCGAGCAGGCGGCGGCCCGGCGCTAGCGCCGGGGTGGGATGGGGCGCGGGTGCGCCGGGCGTGGCGGGCTCGCCGGCCGCCTTGGTCAGGGTGTTCATGCTAGATTGTCTCCGTATGGTGTGTGGGGTGTGGGACGGCGCGGGCGGCGCCGGCGTCATCGGTATTGCGTAGCCAGGCGCATGATCTCTTGCTGGCTGGCGTGGGCGCGTTCAAGGGTGCCGGTGTGGCGGCCCTCGCACAGCACCATGACGCGGTGCGACATGGCGATCAGCTCGGGCATTTCGGATGACACCATGATGATCGACTTGCCTTGCCGCGCCAGCTCGGCCATGACCGAGTAGATCTCGAACTTGGCGCCGACGTCGATGCCGCGGGTGGGTTCGTCCATGATCAGGATGTCCGGATCGGTCATCAGCCAGCGCGCGATCAGCACCTTTTGCTGGTTGCCACCCGACAGGCTGCCGATCGGCGTCTCCATCGAAGCGCTGCGGGTGCCGAGCTGGCGGTTCAGGCGCGCCGCCTCGGCGCCGGCGCGGGCATGCTGCAACGTGCGCCAGCGGCCTGTATAGCGTCCCAGAGAACAGATCACCGTGTTGCGGGTGATCGACAGCTGCGGGAAGATGCCGGAGCCGCGGCGGTCCTCGGTGACCAGGCTCATGCGCTGGGCTATGGCCTCGCCGCTGCTGCGGATGCGCACCACCCGGCCGTCGATCTCGATGCTGCCAGAGGCCACCCGGCGCAGGCCGAACAGGGCCTCGACGAACTCGCTGCGGCCGGCGCCGATCAGGCCGCCGATGCCGAGGATCTCGCCGCGGCGCAACTCCAGGCTGACCTGCTGGAAGGAGCGCGGGTCGGGCGAACTGAGCGCGGTCACCTTCAGGCGTGCCGCGCCTGGCACACTGTCGAGCGGGGGAAAGCGCTGGCTCGACTCGCGCCCGACCATCAGCTGGATCAATCGCTCCTCGTCGATCGCGCCAGCGTCGTAGGTGCCGAGCATGCGTCCGTCGCGCATCACCGATACCTCGTCGGCGATCTGGAAAATTTCGTGCATCTTGTGTGAAATGTAGACCACCGCCACGCCGCGCCGGGTCAGCTCGCCGATGATGCGG is part of the Janthinobacterium sp. 67 genome and harbors:
- a CDS encoding LacI family DNA-binding transcriptional regulator; translation: MTDKKQPDDSLVSPFQRPSRTQMEDIARMAGVSRSTVSRVLSGTGRIGEETRKRITELAKTSNYSVDASARNLRLNQNRTISVVVPYDPVEQLPLSEPFFLTLIGSIADALTACGMDMLLSRVSADRLDLAAEAYKGGRCLGFILIGQWGHHDQLTAMAVQGLPFVVWGARLPGQLYGSVGGDDVQGGFLATSHLLDAGVRRIAFLGDTALPEISQRHTGYLQAHHARGLVPAADLTLAANQSRESVVAAITERYPRDGGFDGIFASTDPMAMNAIGALAALGKKVPDDVRVIGYDDIITASNFQPPLSSVRTPMIDAGKALVDSLLAQLSGTPPRQLQLASSLVIRESSGSGPRAAS
- a CDS encoding RbsD/FucU family protein; translation: MLVGIHPCVSPELLYALARMGHGDEIAVVDAYYPGHSNNDLVIRCDGSTAAELLAGVLPLLCLDDYVAAPVAMMQPEAHDRCDPELERDFRAAIDRCWPDTPAIARIGRQEFLARSRAAFAIVVTGERRKYGNILLRKGVPGQQ
- a CDS encoding ABC transporter permease, producing MNTLTKAAGEPATPGAPAPHPTPALAPGRRLLAYLRARTNLLTFVVLATALALLTDGASLSPESIKNLAVAESVRALAALGVGMIIITRGIDLSIGAVVCLVSSVAASFAQNSDYAAALYPGVVFPLWLPVVAGVLTGAAFGLLNGLLVALARIPPFIATLGTMSVAFGCQLIYTRANVVGSLTDAYKEIGQGALFGVPHLALFALLAAAAVYLMLAHTRQGASLYAIGGNPAAARVSGINVKRELVLVYLYAGVLYGIAGVLLSSRLGLANALTGRGMELDAIAAVTIGSVSQSGGIGTAGGMVLGVLTLGIINYGMTFLGVDSYFQLVIKGGIIIVAVYFDMKKTASGE
- a CDS encoding sugar ABC transporter ATP-binding protein — encoded protein: MDGKPYVIEMNNISKRFPGVQALDGVTLRLRPGKVHALMGENGAGKSTLMKCLFGMVRPDQGEVRLRGQVRQFQHSRDALDAGVAMIHQELANAPARSVRSNLWLGREPTRRVGPLRLLDHRKMRTDTAALMRKLGMDIDPDAIIGELSISHQQACEIAKAVACDASVVVMDEPTSSLTDKEAEQLFRIIGELTRRGVAVVYISHKMHEIFQIADEVSVMRDGRMLGTYDAGAIDEERLIQLMVGRESSQRFPPLDSVPGAARLKVTALSSPDPRSFQQVSLELRRGEILGIGGLIGAGRSEFVEALFGLRRVASGSIEIDGRVVRIRSSGEAIAQRMSLVTEDRRGSGIFPQLSITRNTVICSLGRYTGRWRTLQHARAGAEAARLNRQLGTRSASMETPIGSLSGGNQQKVLIARWLMTDPDILIMDEPTRGIDVGAKFEIYSVMAELARQGKSIIMVSSEMPELIAMSHRVMVLCEGRHTGTLERAHASQQEIMRLATQYR